caaatactaAAATTTAAAGTGTATTTGAACTACCAGtgaatgtattatataatttcatttttcaaatactaAAATTTAAAGTCTATTTGAACTACCAGTGAATGTATGTTGTTACCCGAACCTTTTTCATTAGTTCTCACATCAAACTAAGGATGTAGTGTATCGGTAGAGTTTAAATTACGATATGAATATTTACTGACTCTAATATCAATATTGagaaaactgaaaaaaagaCAGATCACTACTGTATGGTGCAAATATCTAGGTATCTAGGCACTACAAGTGCTGACAGgcatttacatttatttttgtctttcaGATTCGATCAGTACAAACTAGTTGTTGTTTCATCCTGCCTGGAAATTTTAGCATTGACAAGTATGTGTACAAGTATGTATACTTTAATCTGTAAACAGCCTGGATAAGTCAATGTACTCAAATCTTCCATCTGGTATATCTGGACAATTCTGGATTCGCCAATAAGGTCACAGGCCCCTAAAACCTTAAAACAGCccctttatttcaaaatttcttttcaaacaatTCACATAAATGGCCCATTGATTTCAGCTCAAAGGATATCTCCTATAAAATTGATTTAGAATGTATATGggtattttggaaaataaaacgTAAGTAAGCTTGATGAGATttgtcaaatatcaaatttcaacaAACTGAATTAATGACTTCTATTCATGCCCTGTGtaacaaaatttaaatacaGTGACTTAtctttaattttatattaattatgttATTCAAAGTAATTAATGTACAACCATGTTGGAAATGTCCATGCATTAAAGGTCCAAGATAGTAATGACAACAATATAAATGTTCCAATGAGGTAAACCTTCCTTGTTAGTACAACTCATGGCAGTACTAGTGTAGATAGAGACTGTGGCAGGATGGAGAGAGCGAAAGACAAGTGATCAGGAAGACAGATGGTAGGATGGAAAGTTTTGTGATAAAGAAGTATTCCAATGATAGCAATGCTTCTGCCAAGTTAACCCCCCAAAACACCTGTCCGACCATTAATACTGCATACAATGTAAAAgtgtatattaatatttttgtccGATCAACTCTTTCCATTTTTGCCGTCTTGTCTTTCTGAACTTAGCAAGATCtaattctatatatatcttaacatATTGTACACCTTGAACTGACTTAGCTCTTGAAAATTTACAGATTTTGCATACAAGGTATAGGCAAAATAGTTTATAATGCCCTCTTGTTCCAAGGGCAACTGAGAGAAAAAGAGGCAACTATTTCCCATTTTACAGCACCATCTGATGGGGGCCTAAACATCTTTTAAGTCTGAAACCATGTTATAATATGCAAcaattaacatacatatatgtaactatatatgtatacaataccATATTGACTATGACACAATTCTAGAAACACTGTAGTATTTGTTCATCATATATCTACTAAAGAAAGAAATATCCACACTACTGCCAGTCCTAAGAGACTAAACGACTGAAGCATTACAATGATATAATCGTGAGCCTTGTCAGGTCTTCAAGCACTGTAGACAATTAAACAGGTATATCTAATTATAAGCTAAAAAGACTAAATAAggatgaagaaaaaaatcattaatacTAAATGCTAAATACCCACTAATACTAAATGTTAAAAGTCCATCAATGCTAAATACCCATTAATACTAAATGAAATATGGGTTTAGGTGAAAATGTACTTAAGAGTTCTGTTACTTATAGACACATATTTTATCacaaacatataaacatattttatcacAAACGTATAAATGTTTACCTAAACTACAGTGCTTGAGTGACCTGTAAAGGCCCTGGACATGTGATGAAGGAAAGAGAAGTGATGATAGCGACAGACAAGCAGAAAGGAAGAAAGTTGCTGTAGAGGataagtgtatacatgtaccaatttCTGCTGCGATGTCGTGATCACTGCCTGTAAATTTAACAGATAAATACCAGGTAGCATGCTGTGGTGTTCAGTGTATCGTGTGTGTACCTATATAAATTGCTATAAGATGTAGGGTCCACACGGTATGTATAAATTAGTTATGGTGTAagtacaagtacatgtactgtcATAACAGGTTCATAGTGTGTAATATCTGTATTCAGTTGAATGCTTTTTTATAATGTTTAACAAATGCAGAACCATATTTGCTCTTTCAAAAAATAAGtacaaaatttgctataatgacatgaaaaatatctatatttatctacattaataaataataataaacttaatttattttacaacatttgcaaAACAAGTTCTATCAATTTTATAATCACTCTTGTTAACTATATAAAACCTGTCTTATATAAACTACCTTTAAAAGATTTACAGAAAAATAAACTAATTTAGTAATTAACAGTTATCAATGAACTATACCCACCATATTAATTTGATTCATGTTGCcatgtaaacatgtattaaGTTACATTACCACCAGTTATATGTCAGTTGTATAGCAAACGTTTTTAGGAAGCATGAAATAGCTGGTTGCTGTGGTCTGACATTACTTCAGacatttttaattgtatttgtaTCATTTTCAAGCACCATCCCAAAATCTCCCAATGTAGTTAATATTAAATAAGTCATCATGAacagcaatatatatatctgaccATCTAACATCTTATAGGCCATGCAAATACAATTTTGccatttaatattttgatagtaATTTCTATTACTCTTAAATTTATATTCTATAACTGATGAATATTTGTTAAGACTGTACATGCTTAAATATAATGCATCAATTATCTAATTagcattgtttatatatttagtGTATAGAGCTGTATAAAGactgtgttaagtttatatacatatctatgcgagtatgtcaggttgatatatattattggCATAATGAATTATGTACGTATGAATATgaaacaattataaaataaacagtaATATCTGATTGGTTACTTGGTATGATCGTCACAACATGAATGGTAAAATTGGGAGAGGTAAAAATTGACTACAAAGAAACCAGCTAAGTTTAAATTAACAAAGGTGTACATTCTGCTTTAAAACCACCGATTAGACATTAAAAATATCTGCCACCAGAAGTACACCTGCCAAGCCATGCATGCAGATGTATGACCACGGGTAGATTGTACGAGGCAGTACCACATAGACTATGGAGGTAGTACCGATGTACTTACCTTCCAGGGGGTTAGTAAGCCCACTATTGCTCCAATCAAACTGTACAGGCGGGAGATCCTGAAATAGTCACGGTACAATGTCAGCCGGTATACATAAATAGCACTGGATCTACCCTACTACTGCGTTAGTAGGCCCATACTGTTGTCTACCCACCTTCCGAATAATCTCCTCCCCTCTTAAAACTTGAGCACATTTCCTcaacatatcaattaaaaaaaaaaaattgacaaatcTCTGACCAGTTTCGATAATCAAACCTCTTTTTGTTCTGTTCTTTGATTAAGACAGAACTCTGCCAACTGAAGGACATGACCGACACCGACACAATATAAGTGCTATCGTGGGAGAGGGAATCAAGAGCTACCCTTCTGGAATATTTTCTATAATAAATTCAAGTGTGGTGCAAAAGTAATTTGCAAGAAAAACAAGTTGCTGTTAAAATCAAGTTGACAAACAATACCTGACTTGTTGAAATCATCATTACATTCCTTAAATCCTATAAATAAGATTGTATCAGTATTGGTATCAGAGGGGGGGGGGACAGATATACTGTAAATTTTCTCAGCAGAAAACAACCACTAGAATATTAGGAGGGTGACCTAGTACATTGAACCATATACTGTCAATAGAGAATGACCACTAGATTTCAGAGGGTGACTAGGTACATAAAACCGTATTTGAAATTGAGAATGACCACTAGCTTTCAGAGGGTGACCAGGTACATTAAACCGTATTGTCAGTAGAGAATGACCACTATCTTTCAGAGGGTGACCAGGTACATGAAACCATATTGTCAGTAGAGAATGACCACTAGCTTTCAGAGGGTGACTAGGTACATTAAACCCTATTGTCAGTAGAGAATGACCACTAGCTTTCAGAGGGTGACTAGGTACAATAAACCATATTGTCAGTAGAGAATGACCACTAGCTTTCAGAGGGTGACCAGGTACATTAAACCGTATTTGAAATTGAGAATGACCACTATCTTTCAGAGGGTGACGAGGTACAATAAACCATATTGTCAGTAGAGAATGACCACTATCTTTCAGAGGGTGACCAGGTACATTAAACCATATTTGAAATTGAGAATGACCACTAGCTTTCAGAGGGTGACCAGGTACATCAAACCATATTGTCAGTAGGGAATGACCACTAGCTTTCAGAGGGTGACCAGGTACATCAAACCATATTGTCAGTAGAGAATGACCACTATCTTTCAGAGGGTGACCAGGTACAATAAACCATATTGTCAGTAGAGAATGACCACTAGATTCAGAGGGTGATCATGGTACCAGGAATAGGACACTTTGGATGATGATGGCTAATGACCTATCTTCTAGTAAACTGATTCTGTCTCGCCTCCATCTCTCCTTACACTTAATGTCAAATGAAGAGCTTAGCTAAACAGTGGACATGAATTATTGCTGAGGTATAAATTGCAACCTAAAACAATTTTCCCTTTCAATGGCAATGTCtaccaaatcaaatatttacaaaaattgaTCCAAGTGTATTTACCTAATCTGATAACTAGATTTTCCTTCATTTGTAGATAAAACACTTAACATCAAGTTTAAAAATGACCAGCATGCAACACCACAGCTGTGTATAGGACTAAACTACGATTTATACCACAAGACACCGCTACATGCATCAGTGGTAATATCATGTAATATGGGGTTGGATATGTATTTGTACAGAGTCAGCTAATGGAGgattattttaatttctaaaaaaaattccaCTCGATATCCATATGTCCttcaagagttacctcccttgtgagATACAACAACTACACGTAAATGAATCTTGGTGATGTTCACAACTCCAATCCCACAGCTATATATAATCTAGTAAGGATATCAAAGGGGATATCATTCTCATTCATATACATTGAAACGGGAGAGTATGAACAAAAAGGAACTTCAGGATTACAATTCAAAAGCATTGTTATTCCACTACAAAGTATTGAAATCATAGATTTTTATGACAAAGATTGTAATCAGTACACAATCTGTAACATATACCCTGTCCCTAATACAATTGTTCCTAGTGTTGTATTCACTGTAATGCTATGGATCTTGTTCATGTTGGGTAAGAGGTTTCTGTTTGTTAAATGAGGTGTAGAAAAAGACATGTATACTGGGTTTAGTCGAGACAACACATTCAAGAACATACACAGACAGTGGTGATGATGATAGAAATGTGTACGATGTCCATCAGATGTGACGGGATGTGACACATAGGTACGTGAGGTAGGAAGGTGGATACATTGTCTCACAGACACAAGATAGAGGTGACAGGTACATTCAGGGTAGTATTGGGTCAGCATACAACagtggtatatacatatatatatggtaagtATGTAAAAGGTAATATACAACCATTATAAAGTCGAAATATGTCAACCTtaaattatactgacaaagtctGTATAAAGTTAGCTAACTTTCtgttttccttttctttttaataGTTACGCCAATACTTTAAATCCAATAGTCCAACACACCAAATCTAAGATGCAATGCATTTCATCAACAAAGtgctttcaaattcaaaatcaagATCACATCATTCATTACTGTTAAAGTGTATATTTCATATGTGAATCACTAAACCTACAAAAATGCATTTCACATCAAATACAAAGATTTTTTACAATGTCTAGTCACATCACGATCCTTTCAATACTCATGcaaaaaacatatatcaataatcAGCTGCCTAagaatttgaaagaaaaaacatACAGACAAAAAGTGTGACCATTTTTCCTGCAAGTGATTTATAATTACCTGACTGGCTGGCTTGTCGTCAACCTTTGACGTATCCACCAGTTTATTGGCGTCTGGTTTGCCCTCGGACGGAGGTGTGGGGCCCTTGGTAGGCTCCAGCAGGGTCAGATTGGCAGCATACATTGGAACTGATGGCTTACGATGACCTAGCAACTACAAACAAACCTTGTACTTCTATATGATATTCCATCCTAGTTATTGTAATAATCCACACTAATTTTTGATTTCTACATGATTTCTTTCCTCACATAAAGTCAGGGCTAAAATATCATTTCGTGAATTTAGCAATTATAGCTTACTTCAGTGTTGTACTGTTTCAGTTGGCATTTATGGGCAATATGAATGTCAAGTGGACTAATGCATATTTAATGAAGCTCATCAGCAGTATATAGGTTTCTGGTTTGGTGTTGGAAATTCAGACCAGACTATATCTGGGGCAACTACTGACTAATTCCttcatttattttttgcatgcatttcttttgtttttgttactcTTGATAATCTTTAACTGCAAGCTGAAAGCTTATCATTGTTTCTTAGAATTTGATAATACTAATACTAATTGCACTTGACCTCATTCTTTGAAACAGAATGTACGTAAAACCaaaacaattaatatatattaaacatattttcgGTACTACTGTAAATACACAGAAATGAGCCTGTCATGAACCATGTTTAAAATTTTACTTGCACGGTTATTATTGTTTGGTGATGTCGTGGGTATTTTTTTGACTCTTTGAACATAACCAAACACACTGGTATTGAATCCAACATTAGACATGATTTTCATTCTGAAGAGTCTTATTAATTAATCAAAGATGAAAATTAGCTTATTGGCTCATGTGTATCACGACACTCAAGGACTCTCACTGGAATAACTTACGATGTTACGGGTATCGATGCGTAGTGTAGTGAAGAGTTTGGTGTTGCTGTGAGATTCCGACCACAGCTTGGACAGTTGTATAGTACTATTGGGAGACTTCAACTTTCCCCAAATCTGTGGTCCAGTCACAGATCTGTAAAAATGCATCATAAAGTTTATTATTCATAGTTGAGCAtatcatatatttaatataaatatatatagttcatatacagtatttacttCCATAGTAGCCAATCTTACTATAATCAACAGCTACTcttaaatgaaataatcaatatatcataatttattatattatttatggtAAATGTGATTTTCAACTTCATAATATTAGCAttgtatcaaaattatcatatcATAACAGTGTAATTATGAAAATCATAATAACTAATAGAAAATAATCACTTGACCAGATTTTCATTTGAAAGTTTGAGCCTGTCTTAATAGCTTACACAGCACTAGCCATGTGTTAACAATACTAGAACTAACTTGTCATCTGGAGTAGCATCCCTGTGACAACAGTCGTCCAGAAGGAGAGGTGTATTATCAGTTCCTTCCTGGTCCATCACAACAGATTCAGGGAAACAAGAGGTGATCACTTCACAGAAAGTCTGCTTTACCACTGGCTGTAATAtgtaacaacaaaataaatacaagagtacatatataccactggctGTAATATGTAACAACCATATAAATACAAGAAAATATATCACTGGCTGTAATATGTAACAACCATATAAACACAagagtacatatatacacagtgATACCACTGGCTGTAATATAttgaggttacacaacgagtggttgttggatatggaatttatttcacacgagtaagttattttttaaaagttacaaaagacatgagctttagcgagtgttttttgcaacttttaaaaaataacttacgagtgtgaaataaattccatatccaacaatttcgagtcgtgtgacctgtttctaccataATAATTTCAGCTtaaatcaaagggaaacgtggccaagtataatttcacgtatgcaaataaagtgtaccggtgacgtccgggacccggtgatgtgacatcattagattattgatgacgtcaataacaattgcagcttgggtcgAAGTTCgccgtgttagccaatcaaaatgcgtacagagtttataccacgtgtggtataaacagattgttaatcaacagctgtaatgattaactgatggtctgagagttgattaacacggcgtattgtggtagaaatatatgTTACAACCGCATAAATGCAAGAATGCCATATATGTTCACTGGTTGTTAagtatatataaatgcaataaCAAACGAACATTATTTTGCAAGAGATGCAACAAAGTGTACAGCTGGCAATATGATAATATGGCTATATTCTACCTAGAGATGAACTCAGTGAGCCTTTAATAATGTTGTACCTAACTAGCTATATTCAAATTGAACAGAGATTTTcataatttattaaaaacagCATTTAGTATCAATCTTCATTAAGTACTTTATCACTTGTGAgaacatgtctatttgacatatgttttgaccatTCAGACTTTTTAGACATCTTACCTTTGTCACTGCTGGCTCAGGTTCTTTGAATGCAGCAAAGTTCCCAGCACTACTACTGGTCGAGAATCCCTTAGGTTTTACAGCATGTTCAAAGTCCTCAAATTCCCCAAAGTCGTCATCGTTACTGCCTGCACCAACCTGGTCTGGTGTGGGTGGCGCTTGGAATGTTGCCCAATCATCTTCTTCCTCATTATCACCATCCGCAGCTGATGCTGATGAAAATGCATTAAAGCCGTCTGATCCAGACTTAACCTCATCAGTTAGTACTGTACTTGTACCTGAATTATTTTTACTGGATTCAGAAGTGAAATGTGAACTGAAATCCGCAAAACtatcaaaatcatcatcaacatcatcatcattacaATTTCCTGAGTTAAAATCCGAACTAGACTTTTCATTGCTATTTGAAATTGTTTGTGGTAATGATTCAGACACGTCATTTTCTGTAGGTTTACCGCTATGAAAATCTGCAAAATCATCAAATTCTGCACCATCCTCATCGTCTTTGTCTActgatttattttcatcaacCTTAGGTGTTGAACGATTAGAAACAGAATCATCCCCTGACTTGGTCAAACTTTGGTCCTGTACACTGAACTGAGATACTGAATGAAAGTCAGCAAAGTCATCAAACTCATCATCAGAACACAGAACTGGAGGAGGTTCTGGTTTAGTATTGTCATTTTCAGTGTCCTGTTCATCTTTTCTTCCAGGAGAAACAGAATCCTCACAAAAATCTTCATTGTCAATCACAAATTCTTCATTTTTATCGACAGTTTGCTTAGAAATATCACAGTTTTCTTCTAATTTGGCTTCAGTCTCTTCCTCTTTCTTCTCAGAGTTTTCTTCTTCTGAAGAGCTTAAGTCTGTAAAAACAAATCCAGAATCTTTCATTTCTTGCGACTGTTCAGTGAATCCACAGTCTGTTTCACTGTCACCCACCTTACGGAATGTTTCACTGTGCTCATCAGCTTCATCAAATGCTGCGGAGTCTGAATGTTTCAAATTCTCTTCTATGGATTCTTGGTTTTCACCTATCTCGAGATCTGACACTGCCTTAATAGTGCTACCTGTCCTTATAAGGTCACTACTCTCACTAGCAATGTCATTATGACCATGTTCTTTCACTTTATCAGAAACAATATCCCCACAATTGTCTGTGTTACCTTGGTCTTCAACACTTGGTGTATCTTCCATAGTGTTTGGATCTACGTCTAGACATGTCTCACCCACATCCACATCCACTACCGTATTTTCCTCTGCTTCACTGTTACCATCTTTTGTGTCAGGAAAGTGACTTGTCTCATTCACATCTGGACAACAGTCGCCATCAGAGGTCAGTGTCTCATTTTTACTTTGACCAGGTCTAGAGTCCTTTCTGTCTTCTGTATATGGTAAGGATTCCTCTTTTTCGGAATGGTAATTTTTAGAGGTATCTGTAGATGAGGTACTTAGACTTGTGTactgttttgtattttcataGTGACTGGCAGGAGATACCTGATCATGCGTTCCCTGCTCTGACTCACACATATTGTCTTCATTTAAGTGACTAGTTCTAATTTCTTGGTCATTGACACTTTTACCTGTCATCATATTTGACACCAGATTATCAGAATTTGTGCTCTTGCATTTATCTTCAACATTTTCTGCGTTAACCATTTCTCCAATCCCTCCCTGTTTCTCTATAACGTCTATATTTTCTATACTGCCTTTCAACACTTCTCTGCCCATCGATGAATCTGAGTGGAAATCTCCAAAGTCATCTAGGTCTGATTCCTCACTCTTGTCCTCCAGACCTACATTGTCGTCCGACTGAGGGACGGGTGATATGTCGGTACTACACAGACCGGAGTCCCCAGCAGATATTACACTACTGATGCTGTCTAAATTATCAGACTGACTTTTGTGCATTTTTGAGAGATGATCATTACTATCATTGCTGTGTACTGCTGGAATTTCTTGTATGTTCTCACTATTTACAAAGTCATTCGCTGTTTTCAATGGTAATTTCATACCACCTGGTTTAATGCAATTATCTGCACTACCTTCTTTGGAATCATTACTTTGTGTATTATTATTCACTACCTCCGGAATCATGTCGCCATTTTGCATACATTCTATCTTTGAGTCGCTTGAAAAGTTACTGAAATCTGCAAATTTTCCAAAATCACTTTTTGGAGGTGTGTCTGGAATGTTATTCCACTGATCAGCTGAAGACTGCTCATCAGAGAAGGCCTGGAAATCATTTCCAACTGTGGCAGTTGCAAATGTCCCAAattcatcatcttcatcatcccATTCATTGAACCCTCCTCCTCCATCTTCTAAAGGAGGGGGCGAAGATGATACCATGGGGATAAAGTTAGACATCTGGGCTGTCAGTCACTATACTTCAAAGTGACTAGACATTCACATCATGCACATTTTCTGCCAGCAGCTTTTCAAATATCTGCAAAGGaacaaaacaaatgaataatataatatcaacagAC
This DNA window, taken from Pecten maximus chromosome 3, xPecMax1.1, whole genome shotgun sequence, encodes the following:
- the LOC117323432 gene encoding aftiphilin-like isoform X10, with translation MSNFIPMVSSSPPPLEDGGGGFNEWDDEDDEFGTFATATVGNDFQAFSDEQSSADQWNNIPDTPPKSDFGKFADFSNFSSDSKIECMQNGDMIPEVVNNNTQSNDSKEGSADNCIKPGGMKLPLKTANDFVNSENIQEIPAVHSNDSNDHLSKMHKSQSDNLDSISSVISAGDSGLCSTDISPVPQSDDNVGLEDKSEESDLDDFGDFHSDSSMGREVLKGSIENIDVIEKQGGIGEMVNAENVEDKCKSTNSDNLVSNMMTGKSVNDQEIRTSHLNEDNMCESEQGTHDQVSPASHYENTKQYTSLSTSSTDTSKNYHSEKEESLPYTEDRKDSRPGQSKNETLTSDGDCCPDVNETSHFPDTKDGNSEAEENTVVDVDVGETCLDVDPNTMEDTPSVEDQGNTDNCGDIVSDKVKEHGHNDIASESSDLIRTGSTIKAVSDLEIGENQESIEENLKHSDSAAFDEADEHSETFRKVGDSETDCGFTEQSQEMKDSGFVFTDLSSSEEENSEKKEEETEAKLEENCDISKQTVDKNEEFVIDNEDFCEDSVSPGRKDEQDTENDNTKPEPPPVLCSDDEFDDFADFHSVSQFSVQDQSLTKSGDDSVSNRSTPKVDENKSVDKDDEDGAEFDDFADFHSGKPTENDVSESLPQTISNSNEKSSSDFNSGNCNDDDVDDDFDSFADFSSHFTSESSKNNSGTSTVLTDEVKSGSDGFNAFSSASAADGDNEEEDDWATFQAPPTPDQVGAGSNDDDFGEFEDFEHAVKPKGFSTSSSAGNFAAFKEPEPAVTKPVVKQTFCEVITSCFPESVVMDQEGTDNTPLLLDDCCHRDATPDDKSVTGPQIWGKLKSPNSTIQLSKLWSESHSNTKLFTTLRIDTRNILLGHRKPSVPMYAANLTLLEPTKGPTPPSEGKPDANKLVDTSKVDDKPASQLSKKQKQWRRWEYLTPS
- the LOC117323432 gene encoding aftiphilin-like isoform X9 produces the protein MSNFIPMVSSSPPPLEDGGGGFNEWDDEDDEFGTFATATVGNDFQAFSDEQSSADQWNNIPDTPPKSDFGKFADFSNFSSDSKIECMQNGDMIPEVVNNNTQSNDSKEGSADNCIKPGGMKLPLKTANDFVNSENIQEIPAVHSNDSNDHLSKMHKSQSDNLDSISSVISAGDSGLCSTDISPVPQSDDNVGLEDKSEESDLDDFGDFHSDSSMGREVLKGSIENIDVIEKQGGIGEMVNAENVEDKCKSTNSDNLVSNMMTGKSVNDQEIRTSHLNEDNMCESEQGTHDQVSPASHYENTKQYTSLSTSSTDTSKNYHSEKEESLPYTEDRKDSRPGQSKNETLTSDGDCCPDVNETSHFPDTKDGNSEAEENTVVDVDVGETCLDVDPNTMEDTPSVEDQGNTDNCGDIVSDKVKEHGHNDIASESSDLIRTGSTIKAVSDLEIGENQESIEENLKHSDSAAFDEADEHSETFRKVGDSETDCGFTEQSQEMKDSGFVFTDLSSSEEENSEKKEEETEAKLEENCDISKQTVDKNEEFVIDNEDFCEDSVSPGRKDEQDTENDNTKPEPPPVLCSDDEFDDFADFHSVSQFSVQDQSLTKSGDDSVSNRSTPKVDENKSVDKDDEDGAEFDDFADFHSGKPTENDVSESLPQTISNSNEKSSSDFNSGNCNDDDVDDDFDSFADFSSHFTSESSKNNSGTSTVLTDEVKSGSDGFNAFSSASAADGDNEEEDDWATFQAPPTPDQVGAGSNDDDFGEFEDFEHAVKPKGFSTSSSAGNFAAFKEPEPAVTKPVVKQTFCEVITSCFPESVVMDQEGTDNTPLLLDDCCHRDATPDDKSVTGPQIWGKLKSPNSTIQLSKLWSESHSNTKLFTTLRIDTRNILLGHRKPSVPMYAANLTLLEPTKGPTPPSEGKPDANKLVDTSKVDDKPASQLSKKQKQWRRWEMNGTGYLTPS
- the LOC117323432 gene encoding aftiphilin-like isoform X11 yields the protein MSNFIPMVSSSPPPLEDGGGGFNEWDDEDDEFGTFATATVGNDFQAFSDEQSSADQWNNIPDTPPKSDFGKFADFSNFSSDSKIECMQNGDMIPEVVNNNTQSNDSKEGSADNCIKPGGMKLPLKTANDFVNSENIQEIPAVHSNDSNDHLSKMHKSQSDNLDSISSVISAGDSGLCSTDISPVPQSDDNVGLEDKSEESDLDDFGDFHSDSSMGREVLKGSIENIDVIEKQGGIGEMVNAENVEDKCKSTNSDNLVSNMMTGKSVNDQEIRTSHLNEDNMCESEQGTHDQVSPASHYENTKQYTSLSTSSTDTSKNYHSEKEESLPYTEDRKDSRPGQSKNETLTSDGDCCPDVNETSHFPDTKDGNSEAEENTVVDVDVGETCLDVDPNTMEDTPSVEDQGNTDNCGDIVSDKVKEHGHNDIASESSDLIRTGSTIKAVSDLEIGENQESIEENLKHSDSAAFDEADEHSETFRKVGDSETDCGFTEQSQEMKDSGFVFTDLSSSEEENSEKKEEETEAKLEENCDISKQTVDKNEEFVIDNEDFCEDSVSPGRKDEQDTENDNTKPEPPPVLCSDDEFDDFADFHSVSQFSVQDQSLTKSGDDSVSNRSTPKVDENKSVDKDDEDGAEFDDFADFHSGKPTENDVSESLPQTISNSNEKSSSDFNSGNCNDDDVDDDFDSFADFSSHFTSESSKNNSGTSTVLTDEVKSGSDGFNAFSSASAADGDNEEEDDWATFQAPPTPDQVGAGSNDDDFGEFEDFEHAVKPKGFSTSSSAGNFAAFKEPEPAVTKPVVKQTFCEVITSCFPESVVMDQEGTDNTPLLLDDCCHRDATPDDKSVTGPQIWGKLKSPNSTIQLSKLWSESHSNTKLFTTLRIDTRNILLGHRKPSVPMYAANLTLLEPTKGPTPPSEGKPDANKLVDTSKVDDKPASQPTVKALNWIF